The sequence acaatctccattctatttctttgtttggttgcatattaaagtgttggaatgtcattccaatggaatgacctttccaccattttagtggaatgacaatttcattttgaaatggaaggaaAGACCATTCTAATACATGATgagaaaatatttaataatttttttatgcattttaaattttattccatttctattcttatgttttcattcccctcaaccaaacgccacctaaggtTCTTTCTTTATTCTGCGGCAGGCCAAAATATTTCATTATGGTTCTATAAGTCTTATTACGGAACCATGCAAGTCGGCACACATTGCTGCAATAAAAGCTGCAACGGATGCTGGTGTGGTAATCTCCTATGATCCCAATCTCAGACTTCCACTATGGCCTTCTGCTGACAGTGCTAGAGAAGGTATTTTAAGCATATGGGAGACTGCTGATATTATTAaggtaaaaaaattaattaagggtGATCTGTACCGTATTGGAAACTTGGAAAGTTGATTTTCTTGACAAAGCCAAAAGTAAATTGAGCTACCAAGTTTGATTGTTCTACTTTATATTTTCAGGTAAGTGATGAAGAGGTCTCTTTCTTAACACAAGGAGAAGATCCATACAATGACTCTGTTGTTCGTAAATTGttccatccaaatcacaaattATTGCTGGTCACCGAGGGCCCTGGTGGCTGCAGATATTACACCAAGGTAAAAATTTTTACAAATTCAACTTTTCCTGCTCATCTCATTTTAAATGAATAGTTTTCTCTTTTCTGTATAATGCTCAATCAGTTTACCTCATTTAACTGTATTCCCCTTAAGAAGGTTTACAACATACAAAAGTCAATTTTAGTGTGCAGCAATTACTGGTCGTTTACTAGGAAACTAAAGCTCCATGATGAGATCATTCATAGTCAATCTTCCAAAGCTATCTTTCTGTTTATATCTTTAAAGAATTGGATCATTGTTGTTTGAGAAAACATGGGAATTCGTCTTCTCCTGTGATACAAAATCTTAAGGATGTATATCTTTGCAGGACTTCAGTGGGAGAGTTGATGGTTTAAAGGTAGAAGCTGTAGACACCACTGGTGCTGGGGATGCCTTTGTAGCTGGAACACTATCACAACTAGCTGATGACCTCTCCTTGCTTCAGGTACTGCACATTCAAAACACAGCATATTATTCAGACGTGTTTCCTTTCTTAAAAACTTTCAGTAGAGAAACTTCAATTCTTGAAAAAATATACTTGACTTGCACTGCCTTTTGGAAGTTTAGAATTTAGTATTAGTTTACACTATTAGATGGATAaagatccatttatggtctttTAACCAGACCACTATTTTTGTTTTCAATTTACATCTCAGCTCAAATAGTCAATTACTCAAGTCAGTTTAGCATCCTACATATACATCTTGTTTTAAACAAGTAGCAAACAAGTGCCATTAACTAAGCTATGTTCTTGAAAATTCTCAGTTGTTTGTGATATTGCAATAGTCTAACTTAAGATGTGTCTGAATTGATGTTGTAGAACGAGGAAAAACTGAGAGATGCTCTCAAGTTTTCAAATGTTTGCGGTGCATTGACAGTCACTGGTAGAGGTGCAATTCCTGCCTTGCCAACTAGAGAAGTTGTGTTGAATGCCATTCTCTCCAAATCTGTAGCATAAATTGGGAAATTACCTTGTATTTCTGTATCTAAAATTAGCTCCATACTACCATCTAGTGGGTTGGAAGTTGGAGccggcaaaaaaaaaaaacccaaaccAGTAAAACAAAGAATTTTCGTTCAAATATTTTGAGTGTACTCAAGTCAGGAACCGTCTGCTGTTGTATGTATCCTGTAAGATTGTAATACAAACtttgtatgtttattataattagaaaattattttggaCAGTTATATTTACACCCTCATAATTGTTGGGAAAACCTATTGTAATTAACCACAATATTTTCCCTCATTGTATGTCAAAAATGGGATACTTATCAAACATCACAACAAGCAATTATTTAATATCAACCAAAGCACCACAAGCAATATAAAATAcacaaatcaaaaataaaagtgaGACACCAAGATTTTTACGTGGAAACCCAATGCGGGAAAAAATCACGAGACCGTAGTCCGCTCAAATCATCCACTATTACCAAAGTTCAATAATGAGATTACAAAGTTCTTCTTTAGAAAAACTAAAGGCTCACAACAACATCAAGGTTAAACAATCTTGGATCACCAATACAATCATCAACATCATCTCAAAAGATGGATACACAAAAGAAAAAGTTTGGGTCTCACCAAGTGGGTATTGTAGAAGAGCACCTTAGAGAGGACAATCGCCAAATCAGAACCGGTAGATTGGTAGAGCGCCTTGCAAGAATTCACCACCCAAAATTTGAGCTAAAATGGATGAGAATCAACCActtgatcttcaatgcaaaatgCTAAAACCCTCTCTCTAGCTTCCTTTCTcttctttccctctctttctctttcttttctttttggctTGCTGCTCACGAAGCACACTCCCTTGCTTgctgccattttttttttcttttaattgaaTCAAACAAATGGGCCTTAAGCCCTTATTGGTCCAAGCCCAACAAAAGGGGCGGACCTAACAAGTCTCCCCCTCCGCCTCAGTTGGTGGGCTCTACTAAGCCCGCTCTTCGCCTACAAGCTTTAAGCTTCTCTTTAGGCAAAGTCTTTGTCAACATATCGGAACCATTCTCACTGGTATGCACCTTTTCTAAGTGCAATTCTTTCATCTCAAGTACATCACGGATCCAATGATATTTAACATCAATATGCTTGGATCTTGAATGGAAAGTTGAATTCTTGGAGAGGTGAATGGCACTCTGACTGTCACAGTAGACAATGTATCTTTCTTGTTGCAACCCCAACTCTTGTAGGAACTTTTTCATCCATAAAGCTTCTTTACAAGCTTCAGTTatagctatgtattcagcttctgtAGTAGACAAAGCAACACACTTCTGTAACCTCGATTGCCATGAAACAGCTCCCCCTGCAAATGTCATCAAGAATCATGAAGTGGATTTCCTGGAATCACAATCACCAGCCATGTCTGCATCTGTGTACCCATTAAGCATAGGTCACCACTACCAAAGCATAAGCACAACCTAGAAGTACCTCGTAGATATCTCAATATCCATTTCACTGCTTCCCAATGATCCTTACCAGGATTAGAGAGGAATGGGCTAACAACTCCAACTGCATGAGGAATATCTGGCCTCGTACAAACcatagcatacatcaaactGCCAACTACAGATGAGTAAGGTATTGAAGCCATTTCTTGTTTATCCTTCGCACTTGTAGGACATTGTTTGGAACTTAGCTTGAAATGGCCTGCAAGTGGAGAACTAACTGCTTTAGCTTTGCTCATGTTAAATCTTTCAAGAACTTTTTCAACATAAGCTTCTTTAGATAACCAAAGTTTCTCATTCTTCCTGTCACGGGAAATCCTCATTCCAAGTATCTGTTTCGCCGATCCTAAGTCTTTCATAGCAAAAGACTTGCTCAACTCTTCCTTTAGCTTCTCAATCTTTCTGACATCATGGCCAACAATCaacatatcatcaacatacagcAGGAGAATAATGAAATCATCATCAGAAAACTTCTTTGTAAACACACAATGATCAAAAGTAGTTATGGTATATCCATGGCTCGACATGAAGGAATCAAACTTCTTGTACCACTGTCTAGGTGCCTGTTTGAGTCCATATAAGCTTTTTCTAAGCTTGCACACAAGATTTTCTTTTCCCTTGACTTTGAAACCCTCTGGCTGTTCAATGTAAATTTCTTCTTGCAAGTCACCATGAAGAAATGCAGTTTTCACATCAAGTTGTTCTACTTCTAAATTCAAGCGAGCATCTAAACCAAGAACAACTCTAATAGAGAACATTTTCacaaaaggaaaaaatatttcTTCAAAGTCAATACCTTTCTTCTGACTGAACCCTTTCACAACCAATCGTGCCTTGTAGCGTTGTGAGCCATTGTTTTCAGTCTTATGCCTGTAAATCCATTTGTTCTTGAGAGTTTTCTTCCCTTTAGGCAACTTCACCAAGTCATGTGTGTGATTCTCATGCAGGGATCCCATCTCTTCTTGCATGGCTCCATCCCACTCATTCTTATGCTCATGTAGAATGGCTTCTTGGTAAGTTTCTGGCTCTCCCCCATTAGTGAGCATTACATACTCATGAGGATTGTATCTTGAAGTTGGTTTACGCTCTCTTGTGGATCTCCTTACTGGAGTCTCAACTGGTGGTGGTGGAGGTGCTTCTTGATCCTATTCAGTTGGCTCACCATCCTCATGAACATCATAATCAATATTCTCACCACGATCTTCTTGTTCACCTGCTTCTTCATTAACATGTTCATCATGGTTTTCCTGTCCATCTCCCCCATGATCATCATGCACTATGGGTGAAGGAACTTAGCTAGTACTCACAGGAACATTAGCAGGGAACTTTTGCTTCTGAACTTTGTCACTGTCTTCAAACATTTGATCTTCAAGAAACACCACATCCCTGCTTCTGATAATCTTCTTGTTCACTGGATCCCATAATCTTTACCCAAACTCTTCATGACCGTACCCCAAGAAAATAAATGGTTTTGCCTTATCATCAAGCTTGAATCTCTCATCTTTAGGAATATGAACAAATGCTCTGCACCCAAAGACTCTCAAATGACCATGTGAGACatcttttgttgggttttatgccctaaataaaactctgtttcaatgtaatccagattattctatatcaataaagtaacagaagtaatttttcattcacttgtgtatgttttggttcacttaatcaattgcttgtctatttgatttataaattcatccaaatccctttcacatacttgaacatgtttattgtgttgtcaacacagtggaaaataaacatgactatgtgaataaagaattcctagatttgtcagaacactgggtttcactgacatgacaatctacaacagagtttacttacatttggagaaatgttatgttctttccagaacataggttaaagtaaagctcaggttggatgcatggagtatgcattggaatggaccgatattgaactttgaattagattttgaaacttaccgtaaacatctattcaattcaatatcagaagttgatcctagatcacatgatctaaatcctgatatggttaggcttaatttcaagagtgttattcgtgttctttgatttgttagttaagcctaaaactcgTAGTCAcaggcaatacatacattttgggaacacggtagtgcgattgagtgggagcgctaacataaatatggaatctatagcttctatctggcgaatagtaagcaaagggtgatctccttcgagcttaaccaaacgagataaatgattgagtactcatttcacttagttaaaatatcatttatacagggttaagtgttttaaggataaaatacattgtagggtgttacggtaatctaagtccctttacagtgtagatcatccatatagaggatcattgatcacattaggattataacaatggataactaataatgtg is a genomic window of Cannabis sativa cultivar Pink pepper isolate KNU-18-1 chromosome 9, ASM2916894v1, whole genome shotgun sequence containing:
- the LOC115722911 gene encoding probable fructokinase-6, chloroplastic isoform X1 codes for the protein MSLYSGPFCFGSVAFLPRNSVSFGQSKTVRTSGFSSPPLPSFARLNEKVIAKALPGDGSFKTEDSSLVVCFGELLIDFVPTVNGVSLAEAPAFKKAPGGAPANVAVGIARLGGSSAFIGKVGEDEFGYMLSDILKENNVNCEGMRFDPGARTALAFVTLKSNGEREFMFYRNPSADMLLEESEIDFDLIRKAKIFHYGSISLITEPCKSAHIAAIKAATDAGVVISYDPNLRLPLWPSADSAREGILSIWETADIIKVSDEEVSFLTQGEDPYNDSVVRKLFHPNHKLLLVTEGPGGCRYYTKDFSGRVDGLKVEAVDTTGAGDAFVAGTLSQLADDLSLLQNEEKLRDALKFSNVCGALTVTGRGAIPALPTREVVLNAILSKSVA
- the LOC115722911 gene encoding probable fructokinase-6, chloroplastic isoform X2, which codes for MSLYSGPFCFGSVAFLPRNSVSFGQSKTVRTSGFSSPPLPSFARLNEKAKALPGDGSFKTEDSSLVVCFGELLIDFVPTVNGVSLAEAPAFKKAPGGAPANVAVGIARLGGSSAFIGKVGEDEFGYMLSDILKENNVNCEGMRFDPGARTALAFVTLKSNGEREFMFYRNPSADMLLEESEIDFDLIRKAKIFHYGSISLITEPCKSAHIAAIKAATDAGVVISYDPNLRLPLWPSADSAREGILSIWETADIIKVSDEEVSFLTQGEDPYNDSVVRKLFHPNHKLLLVTEGPGGCRYYTKDFSGRVDGLKVEAVDTTGAGDAFVAGTLSQLADDLSLLQNEEKLRDALKFSNVCGALTVTGRGAIPALPTREVVLNAILSKSVA